One Coregonus clupeaformis isolate EN_2021a chromosome 21, ASM2061545v1, whole genome shotgun sequence DNA window includes the following coding sequences:
- the LOC121535190 gene encoding corticoliberin-1 — protein sequence MKLNVFVSAVALLGAFQPRYECRAIENPGAVHPSHNLQAELQQQLPVLLRLGEEYFIRLDNSNTNSLQSSSPNTSPEAAAPSTTVNRALQLQLTQRLLQGKVGDINRFLNSYANQMGDSMERGKRSGLGEEPPISLDLTFHLLREVLEMARAEQLAQQANSNRKMMDIFGK from the coding sequence ATGAAGTTGAATGTCTTCGTTTCCGCCGTGGCTCTACTTGGTGCCTTCCAACCTCGCTATGAATGTAGAGCTATTGAAAACCCCGGGGCGGTCCATCCATCCCACAATCTACAGGCAGAGCTGCAACAGCAACTCCCTGTTCTTCTGCGACTAGGAGAGGAGTACTTCATTCGGCTTGACAACTCCAATACAAATTCACTCCAGTCGTCCTCGCCGAACACATCTCCTGAAGCTGCTGCGCCCTCAACAACGGTCAACAGGGCTTTACAACTTCAGCTCACGCAGCGCCTTCTGCAAGGTAAAGTCGGTGACATCAATCGGTTTCTGAACAGCTACGCTAACCAGATGGGTGATTCcatggagagaggaaagaggtcCGGGTTGGGCGAAGAGCCACCGATCTCTTTGGACCTGACATTCCACCTGCTGAGGGAAGTTCTAGAAATGGCTCGAGCCGAGCAATTAGCACAGCAGGCAAATAGTAACCGGAAAATGATGGACATATTCGGGAAATGA